A window from Candidatus Methylomirabilis sp. encodes these proteins:
- the radA gene encoding DNA repair protein RadA — protein MAKARTAFVCQQCGYQTVRWMGKCPDCGTWGSLLEERMAARVGAAVPAPGGAAPLPITAVPTDGVPRSPLGLAELDRALGGGLVPGSLVLLGGEPGIGKSTLLLQAAAAAARGGQRVLYVSGEESAGQIRSRAERLAALAEGLSLLTETRLEAILGQAEAARPHLLILDSVQAVTAEALGSAPGTISQVREAATALQRLAKQTGMSALLIGHVTKDGTLAGPKSLEHVVDTVLSFEGEQTHPYRVLRVLKHRFGSTEEVGLFEMTEAGLVEVANPSARLLRERPEQAPGSAVLAALEGSRPMLLEVQALVAPAALGAARRVAGGVDRERLALLLAVLERHVGLALGPADVYVNVAGGLRVTEPAADLAVIAAVLSSAQGRPVDPRLVCCGEVGLAGEVRSVRQVPRRLAEAARVGFTRALLPAADTGAAAPPGLVLEGLRRVAALPEMLFPGK, from the coding sequence TGGGGAAGTGCCCCGATTGCGGTACCTGGGGGAGTCTCCTGGAAGAGCGGATGGCCGCCCGCGTCGGGGCTGCGGTGCCCGCTCCCGGGGGTGCGGCCCCACTCCCCATCACCGCGGTCCCGACCGATGGCGTCCCCCGCTCCCCGCTTGGCCTCGCGGAGCTGGACCGAGCCCTGGGGGGAGGCCTGGTGCCGGGGTCGCTCGTCCTGCTGGGGGGTGAGCCGGGGATCGGGAAATCCACTCTCCTCCTGCAGGCCGCGGCTGCCGCGGCGCGGGGCGGGCAGCGGGTCCTCTACGTCTCGGGCGAGGAATCGGCGGGCCAGATCCGGAGCCGCGCCGAGCGCCTCGCCGCACTGGCCGAGGGCCTCTCCCTCCTGACCGAGACCCGCCTGGAGGCGATCCTCGGCCAGGCGGAGGCCGCCCGCCCGCATCTGCTCATCCTGGACTCCGTCCAGGCGGTGACGGCGGAGGCCCTGGGGTCGGCGCCCGGGACGATCAGCCAGGTCCGGGAGGCGGCCACGGCGCTGCAGCGGCTTGCCAAGCAGACGGGGATGAGCGCCCTGCTCATCGGCCACGTCACCAAGGACGGCACCCTGGCCGGCCCGAAGTCCCTGGAGCACGTGGTGGACACGGTCCTGAGCTTCGAGGGGGAGCAGACGCATCCCTACCGGGTCCTGCGGGTCCTCAAGCACCGCTTCGGGTCCACCGAGGAGGTGGGGCTGTTCGAGATGACGGAGGCGGGCCTGGTCGAGGTCGCCAACCCGTCCGCCCGGCTCCTCCGCGAGCGGCCGGAGCAGGCGCCGGGCTCCGCGGTCCTCGCCGCGCTGGAGGGGAGCCGCCCCATGCTCCTGGAGGTCCAGGCGCTGGTGGCCCCGGCGGCGCTCGGTGCGGCGCGACGGGTGGCGGGGGGCGTGGACCGGGAACGCCTCGCCCTCCTCTTGGCGGTCCTGGAGCGGCACGTGGGTCTCGCCCTCGGCCCTGCCGATGTCTACGTGAACGTGGCCGGGGGACTCCGGGTCACGGAACCCGCGGCCGACCTGGCCGTCATCGCCGCCGTCCTCAGCAGCGCGCAGGGCCGCCCCGTGGATCCGCGCCTGGTCTGCTGCGGCGAGGTGGGGCTGGCGGGGGAGGTCCGATCGGTCCGCCAGGTCCCGCGCCGGCTGGCGGAGGCGGCCCGCGTCGGGTTCACCCGGGCGCTCCTGCCCGCCGCCGACACCGGAGCGGCGGCGCCACCGGGGCTCGTGCTGGAAGGCCTCCGGCGCGTCGCCGCCCTGCCCGAGATGCTCTTCCCGGGGAAATAA
- a CDS encoding choice-of-anchor Q domain-containing protein, translated as MGAASHNNIFQQNRSWSNTQQGFDHTGSSTGTIHVGDVAYGNSGDGFNVESSSTGTKIYNSISAENNSGTRYNLQVDSTSKTGFLSDYNIWWNASNNARIRYDGVTYSDVTGTGSFNESTGHDGHGLESNPSFVDAANGDFALQSGSPALDSADSSVSNWPSTDADGLARVDDPTTNTGAGSPNYADRGALEFPHNHVGNPSFETDTTGWVNYNGAGIARVSGGQSGSYALEMTGTASGLVTFGTNDSPNWIATTAAVGRTCRFAAWVRSASNTGSAKLRVREYLNSVQQGTTTYSTAVTLSPTWQQVTVDYVVVTGGSTLDLQVLDYPAVNSEVFQTDNISIRLLP; from the coding sequence GTGGGGGCAGCGTCGCACAACAATATCTTCCAACAGAACCGCTCTTGGAGCAACACCCAGCAGGGATTCGACCATACGGGCAGTTCGACCGGGACGATCCACGTCGGCGATGTGGCTTACGGGAACAGCGGCGACGGGTTCAACGTAGAGAGCAGTTCCACAGGCACTAAAATTTACAACTCCATCAGTGCCGAGAACAATAGCGGCACGCGCTATAACCTTCAGGTAGACAGTACCTCCAAGACCGGGTTCCTGTCGGATTACAATATTTGGTGGAACGCCAGCAACAATGCGAGGATCAGGTACGATGGGGTCACGTACTCCGATGTGACTGGCACGGGGAGCTTTAACGAGAGCACAGGGCATGACGGACATGGGTTGGAATCGAACCCGAGCTTCGTTGACGCGGCCAACGGGGATTTCGCGCTGCAGTCGGGTTCGCCCGCCCTCGACTCTGCTGATTCCTCAGTGTCAAACTGGCCGTCCACGGATGCTGACGGCTTGGCGCGGGTGGATGATCCTACCACCAATACCGGGGCTGGCAGCCCTAATTATGCCGATAGGGGCGCGTTGGAGTTCCCGCACAACCATGTCGGCAACCCGTCCTTCGAGACCGACACGACCGGCTGGGTCAACTACAACGGGGCTGGCATAGCTCGTGTTTCTGGTGGCCAAAGCGGATCTTACGCGCTCGAAATGACCGGGACCGCCTCCGGGCTCGTGACCTTCGGAACGAATGATAGTCCGAACTGGATCGCTACGACTGCTGCAGTGGGGAGGACGTGCCGGTTCGCCGCATGGGTCCGTTCAGCATCTAACACAGGTTCAGCCAAGCTCCGTGTTCGGGAGTATCTGAACAGTGTCCAGCAGGGAACTACGACCTATTCGACAGCCGTCACGCTCTCGCCGACGTGGCAGCAGGTGACGGTGGACTACGTGGTGGTGACTGGAGGATCGACCTTGGACTTGCAGGTGCTCGACTACCCAGCGGTCAACAGCGAGGTCTTCCAGACGGACAACATCTCAATTCGGCTATTACCGTAG
- a CDS encoding right-handed parallel beta-helix repeat-containing protein — MGQQYSILPVRGAAPGTLMVVAALLGVACWLAGAGGALAADYYVDGANASCSDSNPGTESQPYCTIQAALTARAAAGNTVIVKAATYRERVAISGSGVLGSQFVVKANGSGVIVDGADDYSTTAQWTLFSGNVYLASSVTWSPNQAFKNDTRLTESTADPASLPANTYKYVSGTGLYANVGGGNPGAQNMKVSRRSEGFYSDNKSYVTIEGFTVTRANNKNIYARATGGGTCAGFVVKNNTTKFANSYGMQFEKCTAGTISGNLSSDNKNHGIVLTAAANANTVEKNESSYNTFTGNSANGLFVSGSEDNTISANLVHHN, encoded by the coding sequence ATGGGCCAGCAATATTCCATCCTGCCTGTTCGGGGAGCCGCGCCAGGGACGCTGATGGTTGTAGCCGCGCTCCTAGGCGTGGCATGCTGGCTCGCGGGTGCCGGGGGCGCCCTCGCCGCGGACTACTACGTGGACGGCGCCAATGCGTCATGCAGCGATAGCAATCCCGGGACGGAGAGCCAGCCCTACTGCACGATCCAGGCGGCACTCACCGCGAGGGCAGCCGCAGGCAACACAGTCATCGTGAAGGCTGCGACGTATCGGGAGCGGGTGGCTATCTCCGGGTCCGGGGTGCTCGGCAGCCAGTTCGTCGTCAAGGCAAATGGCTCGGGCGTCATCGTTGACGGCGCGGACGACTACTCGACCACCGCTCAGTGGACTCTGTTTTCGGGGAACGTCTATCTGGCGAGCAGCGTGACCTGGAGTCCCAACCAGGCGTTCAAGAATGACACTCGCCTCACAGAGTCAACCGCAGACCCCGCCTCCCTGCCGGCAAACACCTACAAGTATGTGTCGGGGACTGGACTGTATGCCAACGTGGGCGGCGGGAACCCCGGCGCCCAGAACATGAAGGTTAGCCGGCGTAGCGAGGGCTTCTATTCTGATAACAAGTCCTACGTCACGATTGAGGGCTTCACGGTGACGCGGGCAAACAACAAGAATATCTATGCCCGTGCCACTGGTGGTGGCACGTGCGCGGGCTTCGTGGTCAAGAACAACACCACCAAGTTCGCCAACAGTTACGGAATGCAGTTCGAGAAATGCACCGCAGGTACGATCAGCGGCAATCTCTCGTCTGACAACAAGAACCACGGGATCGTCCTCACTGCTGCGGCGAACGCGAACACGGTTGAGAAGAATGAATCGTCCTACAACACCTTCACGGGCAACAGCGCCAACGGCTTGTTCGTGAGCGGGTCAGAAGACAATACGATCTCGGCGAATCTGGTGCACCATAACTAG